The DNA window CCGCTGCGCGCCGTGCCTTCCCCTGCAAGGATGCCGCCCTTTGCGCCTACGCAGTCACCTACACAGCGGTGAGCCCCAGAATAGGGGCACAAAAGTGGGAGGGGGGCGGCCAATGGGCAGGAGGCCACTCTGGACTGGAAACTCTGATTCCTTCCCAGGATAAAGTCACACTCCAGAGCTGTGACACTGCCCTGAGGGTGGTCCCACTCTGGGGCAGGAAGGTCCACGCAGACTACCTCTTTTGAGTCTGGCCACGCCCCCTGGTCCGGGAATGCCACACCCAAGGGAGGTTGTTGGCTCCGCCCCGTGGGACCAAAACACTGTTCCTGGAGCCCTGTACTCCATTCCCTGGAGCCTAGCCATACCCCTGATGCTACAGGTCCCTAAATTTTGGCTGGGAGACTAGGCAGTTGGGCTTTCAATTCGGTCCCCTGGAGCTTGGGAGGGAGgaccctcccccaacctccccatcCCGCTGTCCTTGCCCTTTCAAGATCTGGCCACGCCCCCGACTTGACTGACTGGGacttcctctgtccccagcctTTTCTTGGTTCGCACCTCCTGTTGCTTTGCCTCCTTTTTCTGGCGTCCAGAACTAATTAGTTTCTTCTTGTCAGTGGATCCCTGGGGCTTGGGGGTTCCACCTCCTGGAGTTCCTGGACCTGCCCCCCTGGGCCTTGACTCCACGCTCCGGTTCTGAAGCGGTGGGCTGACCTAGCAAGCATCTTTCTCCATCTGTGACTGGTCCTGGGGAGTCCTGGGCCCCCGACTCTGTCCACTGCCCTTTGGTGTCCAGACCACACCCCTATCCCTGAAAGGGCCCGCTGGGAGTTCACGTCTCCATCCACGAACTCCAGTCCCCCTGGCTCCGTAGCTCCTGGCCACACCCTCCAGCCCCAGTGCCATTCCCAGGGATTCTGGCCACGCCCTCCAGCCCGGAAGGCGGTAGCCACCTGCCATGCGTCCCCCTGATTGGTCTGGCTCCCACAGATGTACGTGACTCTCGTGTTCCGCGTGAAGGGCTCCCGCCTGGTCAAACCCTCGCTCTGCCTGGCCCTGCTGTGTCCCGCCTTCCTGGTGGGCGTGGTCCGCGTGGCGGAGTACCGCAACCACTGGTCGGATGTGCTGGCCGGCTTCCTGACAGGCGCTGCCATCGCAACATTTCTGGTGAGCCACCTTGCCATCCCATTCATACCAGTATGGGAGACCCTCTGTGAGCTCTCTGACCCGAGAAGCTGGACCTCACGATAGTGAAGGGTGTGGactctctgtgaccttgggcgagtgcCTTTACATTACCCTGCCTGGatgttttcatctgtgaaatgggatgacAGGACCAGGGTATGTAGAGTGAGGTCCTTGCTTTGAGTGCAGAATTTGAAGGCCCACTGAAACACTgagtaatcaagataaataatgttttaatgacatactttttaaaaaccaaaagtagggacgcctgggtggctcagtcggctaagtcgCTGCCTGCAGcgcaggccatgatcccagggtcttgggatcgagtcccacatccggctccttgttcagcggggagcctgcttctctctttgcctctgcctgcttgtgtgcatgtgctctctctctctctctctctctctgacaaataaataaataaaataaaatcttaaaacaaaacaaaaaccgaaATTAATGCAATAACACGTGATGTCCAAAATATCCAAAACTTAAAAGACAGCACCAGATCCTGCCTTTGCACCACTGGCCTTACTTGCCTCACCCTGTCATGGCCTGTGGAatagataataatagtacctacctcgtAGTAAGGTGGaaagaacagtgcttggcacataaatGTATTGGAAAATGTTAACTGAaaacctgagcctcagtttcattatctgaaaaatggggatgcCACTCCTACATTATTGGCTTCAGGCCTCAACATgcccctctcactctgtcccaGGTCACATGTGTCGTACACAACTTCCAGAGCCGGCGGCCCTCTGGCCGAAGGCTCTCCCCCTGGGAGGACCTGGGCCAAGCCCCCACCATGGACAGCCCCCTCGAAAAGTTAAGTGTGGCCCAGGTAAGGGGGGCCGGGGTCTGATCCCGGCTGGAGAGGGTGGTAGATGGAAGGGGACCGAGGAGGCAGGAAGTCAGGCAAGAGGTGGGGGTCTCCAGGCCTTGGGGAGGTAGAGGGATTGCTCGTCTTTGTGGACCTTGGTCCTGGGGGACAGTCACACAAAATAGAAGGGTGTGTTTTGATTAATCCGGAAAACTCTAGGTCTTTTCCACCAGCTCTCTGCCTGATGAGCCCCTCATGGCTGTGGCCAGTGGGGCCCAGGGGGCCACtagccccttccctctgcctctttgtctCAGGAACCCGAAGCCTGCAGGCCGCATTCGACACCGGCACGGCTCACCCCATCCAGTGAGTGTCGAGGGAGTGGGGGGATAACCGGGGGGACTTCCAGGTCGCAGTCACTGCCACAGAGGTCTCGCCTATGCTCTCGTGGCCCCCTCCCAAACTTTCTGATCCCCTGACCTCTGACCCTGACCCCCAGAGTCGCAGAACTGTGCCCGCCGTGGCCACCTGATCCCCAGCTGCGTGTCCTCCAGGGCTCCAGCCATGTGTTCGTCGCCCCGTGTGCCCCGCCCTCGATTGAGGTCTGAGCCGacgcccctgcccctgcccctgcccctgccagcaCCAACCCCCAGCCAGggtccctcaccctcctcccccggGCCTGGGGGGCCGGGTGGGGGTGGCGGACGTGGTCGGAAGTTGCTGCTACCCACACCCCTGCTTCGGGACCTGTACACCCTTAGCGGACTCTATCCCTCCCCCTTCCACCGGGACAACTTCAGCCCTTACCTGTTTGCCAGCCGTGACCACCTGTTGTGAGGCCCCCGATGCCCTCCCAGAATCTGCCAGGCCCCCTTTCCTTCCCGCCACACGTGTGGGTGCGTGTGCCATGTGAGTGCCAAAGCCCTCTGTGCACAAACCAGCCCGGCCTAGGCATTAGAGGCTGGCTGGAAGGACATTTGGGGGGCCCCCTGCCTCTCTTGCCCTCTGGGACACCCAAGTGGGCATTACTGGGAGGTGGGCCCTTGCCCCTAGGATTACTCTTTTAAGGGCCAAAACCTGACCCCATTGGCCATTGCTCAGCCAATGGGAGCCCCCGGTTCTAAAATTTCTACTTAAAAGTAGTTTACTCCAGCCAGTGGGAGCCTCCCCTCATGTCTTAGAATCCTCAGGCAAGAGGGTAACTCCAGTTAGTGTTCAGCGTCTGAACAACCAATAGGAGTCCTTGGTTTTCAGAATTTCTAGGATGGGTGGGTATGATTCCAGTCAATGGGGGACCGCCAATGTCTAAGGACAAGCAAAGAAGAAGGAGATGGGGTCATCCTTTGTCATCGGGTCCTCTATCAGATTCAGAAGAGTCCAGCTGGAGCatggggggcaggctcccccaTGGCAGGGTCCTTGGGGCACCCCTTCCTCTCTTAGCCCCTCCCCCATGTGTAAACTCTCACTCAGTCCCTCCTAACTCCCAACTTATACAGGGCTTGCCCCAGTTCACAGGTTTTGGGGTTCAGGGTGCTGTCTCCCCTTGTCTGTGCCCAGATCACCCCAAACCCTTCTGTTATTAGGGCTATGGGAGGAGACTTTTTTTGCCTTGGAATCTGCCCTTGTTCTTTCCACTGCCCCCCATCCCGGGCCCCAGCCTCCTGCAGATGTGCCATCATGGGGGGTATGGGTGGAGCAGAGAGGgctcccctgccccaggcagCCAAAGGCAGTGGGCAGAGGAGACACTGCCCCCCTTTCCTGCCCCCTCCTTATCTTTAATAAAGACCTGTTTGTAACAGAAGTTTGGccacctgccttcctcctcccccaggtgTTGGGGCGTAGAAGAATTTAATCATTGGTATGTAGCCAAGGTGAGACTGGGAGTGTGTTTATTGTCACAGTGGATCTGAGAGTGATTATGGAAAAGCAGTGTGGGGTCACTGAGCCAGCGACTTTAAATCGTGGCTCAGCATTTCCTGGTTGCATGTTGCATGACCTCGGGAaagttaattaacctctctgttctattgtttccttatctgtcGAATGCAGACAGCACCACAAGCTACATGTAAGGCACAAAAACACCTAGTGAGGGGCCTCACGTGACTGTCTCCTCCAGGCATCTAGCCTGTTTCTGACTATGGCCTGGGTGCTGAGGACACAGGGAATAGGGTGAAGGCACTAAGAGCCCACATGCTAACCCCCTAGCTGCATGGATGGGAGCAAGGGTTCTACTTGTGACATCGTGCTGAGACACAACCCTTAAGGACCCAGTGGAAACCAGGAGGCATGAAGGCACAGACCTCCTCACAACTCCATCATGGCTCTGAAGGGCTTCCAACTGGCCACTCGGGGCATGGAGTCATTCAGGAACAGGAAAAGTGTTCTCTGATTCCCTCCCCTccattctattcattcattcattcattcattca is part of the Mustela nigripes isolate SB6536 chromosome 2, MUSNIG.SB6536, whole genome shotgun sequence genome and encodes:
- the PLPPR2 gene encoding phospholipid phosphatase-related protein type 2 isoform X1, which gives rise to MAGGRPQSKRSFSIIPCFVFVESVLLGIVVLLAYRLEFTDTFPVHTQGFFCYDSTYAKPYPGPEAASRVPPALIYALVTAGPTLTILLGELARAFFPAPPSAIPIIGESTIVSGACCRFSPPLRRLVRFLGVYSFGLFTTTIFANAGQVVTGNPTPHFLSVCRPNYTALGCLPPSPDRPGPDRFVTDQGACAGSPSLVAAARRAFPCKDAALCAYAVTYTAMYVTLVFRVKGSRLVKPSLCLALLCPAFLVGVVRVAEYRNHWSDVLAGFLTGAAIATFLVTCVVHNFQSRRPSGRRLSPWEDLGQAPTMDSPLEKLSVAQEPEACRPHSTPARLTPSKSQNCARRGHLIPSCVSSRAPAMCSSPRVPRPRLRSEPTPLPLPLPLPAPTPSQGPSPSSPGPGGPGGGGGRGRKLLLPTPLLRDLYTLSGLYPSPFHRDNFSPYLFASRDHLL